A section of the Candidatus Zixiibacteriota bacterium genome encodes:
- a CDS encoding glycoside hydrolase gives MHQPNYQEPGSNRMVLPWVRFHATKDYLDMPLLAARHENVHTTFNLVPSLLDQLQIYLDGGSDDHLDLSRLRADFLSEDQRRDILATFFSAHPPQMIEPYDRYRELYRKKCSCPEDSVLPALFSSEEMRDLQVWSNLAWIDPMFFDDEPIRSLLQKGRHYSEEDKQALLDWQLEVMVQIVPTHRDLLNEGRIDVSFTPYYHPILPLLVDTECAREALPGISLPKTRFQHPEDAERQIAMSMDKYEELFGRPLQGMWPSEGSISEEVARICMKLGVKWIASDEEILFHSLSKAGLSHEQNSLHSVYEYGPGLKLFFRDHALSDRIGFVYSGWDADRAVDDFIGHIKKIGDLNGSRLDDVVIPVILDGENAWEYYPNDGHDFLDELYRRLGSDPEIQTVTMTEAAAGINSRVLPTIFAGSWINHNFRIWIGHPEDNLAWDLLAIARNALIKFETLHPDFNAVRLKAAWRQVYIAEGSDWCWWYGDEHRGAFNAQFDAIFRRHLVNLYELLELDVPMALLTPISRGTPRAHVVLADDLVTPIVDGCRTHFYEWAGAGSFNCVEAGSAMHRAKQYLKEILFAYDHDNLYIRLDFTNTNGVESVKEPVLQLSLYAPDKKVISLSLRDSDDWSKIDGVNQAVLEEVLEIAVPRSYIWPEGFGELGLKVAFLDGQATLESWPEDEPIKFPVYQTSLELFWPAG, from the coding sequence ATGCATCAGCCTAATTATCAGGAACCGGGTTCTAATCGGATGGTCCTGCCCTGGGTTCGTTTTCACGCCACCAAGGATTATCTTGATATGCCGCTACTGGCGGCCCGTCATGAAAACGTCCATACAACTTTCAATCTCGTTCCGTCACTTCTGGATCAGTTACAGATCTACCTTGATGGTGGCAGTGATGACCATCTGGACCTCAGCCGCCTGAGAGCCGATTTCCTCTCCGAGGATCAGCGTAGAGACATTCTGGCTACATTCTTCTCAGCTCATCCGCCACAGATGATTGAGCCGTATGATCGTTACCGGGAGCTATACCGAAAGAAGTGCAGTTGTCCTGAAGATTCAGTTCTGCCAGCCCTGTTTTCCTCTGAGGAAATGCGGGATCTGCAAGTCTGGTCCAACCTGGCCTGGATTGATCCAATGTTTTTTGATGATGAGCCGATTCGGTCGCTCCTGCAAAAAGGACGTCATTATTCTGAGGAAGACAAGCAGGCGCTACTCGACTGGCAGTTGGAGGTTATGGTGCAAATAGTGCCGACTCATCGTGATCTCCTTAATGAGGGGAGAATTGACGTTTCTTTCACGCCGTATTACCATCCCATACTGCCGCTCCTGGTCGATACCGAATGTGCTCGCGAAGCTCTGCCTGGTATCTCGCTTCCCAAGACACGATTCCAGCACCCCGAAGACGCTGAGCGCCAAATCGCAATGTCGATGGATAAGTACGAGGAACTCTTCGGCCGACCACTGCAAGGCATGTGGCCTTCGGAAGGTTCCATTTCGGAGGAAGTAGCCAGGATCTGCATGAAGCTGGGCGTGAAGTGGATTGCATCCGACGAGGAGATTCTCTTTCATTCACTCAGCAAGGCTGGCTTAAGCCATGAGCAAAACTCTTTACATAGTGTCTACGAATATGGTCCTGGCCTGAAGCTCTTTTTCCGTGATCATGCCCTGTCAGACAGGATCGGGTTCGTGTATTCCGGGTGGGATGCCGATCGGGCCGTTGATGATTTCATAGGACACATAAAGAAGATCGGTGACCTTAATGGTTCCCGTCTGGACGATGTCGTAATTCCGGTTATTCTCGATGGAGAAAACGCCTGGGAGTATTATCCCAATGATGGTCACGATTTCCTCGACGAGCTTTATCGCCGGCTGGGTAGCGATCCGGAAATACAAACGGTCACAATGACCGAAGCAGCGGCCGGCATCAATAGTCGTGTGCTGCCAACGATCTTCGCCGGGTCGTGGATCAATCACAACTTTCGCATTTGGATCGGACATCCCGAAGACAATCTGGCCTGGGATCTTCTGGCGATTGCGCGAAATGCCCTCATCAAATTTGAGACGCTCCATCCCGATTTCAATGCTGTCAGACTAAAAGCGGCGTGGCGGCAGGTTTATATCGCCGAGGGGTCGGATTGGTGCTGGTGGTATGGTGATGAACATCGTGGCGCCTTCAATGCCCAGTTCGATGCCATCTTCCGAAGGCATCTTGTCAATCTCTATGAACTTCTGGAGCTGGATGTTCCGATGGCATTGCTGACGCCAATTTCTCGCGGTACCCCTCGGGCGCATGTTGTTCTGGCCGATGATCTGGTCACGCCAATTGTGGACGGCTGCAGGACCCATTTCTATGAATGGGCCGGGGCGGGATCGTTTAATTGTGTTGAGGCTGGAAGTGCGATGCATCGGGCCAAGCAATACCTCAAAGAAATTCTCTTCGCCTACGATCATGACAATCTCTATATTAGGCTTGACTTCACGAACACAAACGGGGTAGAATCAGTTAAGGAACCGGTGCTGCAGTTGAGTCTTTATGCTCCAGACAAGAAAGTCATCTCGTTGTCGCTTCGAGACTCGGACGACTGGTCCAAGATAGATGGAGTGAATCAGGCGGTACTGGAAGAGGTGTTGGAGATAGCGGTCCCACGAAGCTACATTTGGCCAGAAGGTTTTGGCGAGTTGGGACTCAAAGTCGCTTTTCTGGATGGCCAGGCGACCCTCGAAAGCTGGCCGGAAGATGAGCCGATTAAGTTCCCGGTTTACCAGACGAGCCTGGAGTTGTTCTGGCCGGCGGGATGA
- a CDS encoding tetratricopeptide repeat protein, whose product MYDGKVKLTKRQIKEDKFTTFVLSSRQHVSDNWQFLVIGIVVVILIGVAGAYYLDSQKEAALRESDSYARAMMEYRSGNLQVALASLTQAIETISDKGLLEKSIYALGNINFETRNYPEAIRYWEMYIAQFHDNPLNRSAAMAGLASVYENQAQFAEAATNFVEAAAAFEDGPLEGDYLAGAVRNYLLVGDIEQARAQLGVIEEKYESTELYKRVARNFAEKSQP is encoded by the coding sequence ATGTATGACGGCAAGGTCAAACTGACCAAAAGACAGATCAAAGAAGACAAGTTCACAACTTTTGTCTTGAGTTCCCGGCAGCATGTGTCGGACAACTGGCAATTCCTGGTGATCGGCATTGTGGTGGTCATCCTCATTGGTGTTGCTGGAGCCTATTATTTGGACAGCCAGAAAGAGGCAGCCCTTCGGGAATCCGATTCTTATGCCCGGGCTATGATGGAATATCGGAGCGGGAATCTACAGGTGGCATTGGCTAGCCTGACGCAAGCGATCGAAACGATTTCGGACAAAGGATTACTTGAGAAGAGTATTTACGCTTTAGGCAATATCAACTTCGAGACTCGCAACTATCCCGAGGCAATTCGGTATTGGGAGATGTACATTGCTCAGTTCCATGACAATCCTCTCAATCGATCAGCGGCAATGGCCGGATTGGCATCGGTCTATGAGAATCAGGCTCAGTTCGCCGAAGCTGCCACCAACTTTGTTGAAGCGGCCGCCGCATTTGAAGATGGCCCTCTAGAGGGCGACTATCTTGCTGGTGCCGTACGCAACTATCTGTTGGTTGGAGACATTGAGCAGGCACGTGCTCAACTCGGTGTCATTGAGGAGAAATACGAGTCGACGGAGTTGTACAAACGCGTTGCTCGCAATTTCGCCGAAAAGTCACAGCCTTAG
- a CDS encoding PspC domain-containing protein: protein MSKKLYRSVTDRKIAGVCGGFGSYFEIDPTIVRLLAVTFVLAGGSGLLAYIIAWIVVPEETPAE from the coding sequence ATGAGCAAAAAATTGTATCGATCAGTTACAGACCGCAAGATTGCTGGTGTCTGCGGAGGGTTTGGTAGCTACTTTGAAATCGATCCTACCATAGTACGACTACTCGCAGTAACCTTCGTACTGGCTGGCGGCTCAGGTCTTCTTGCGTATATCATCGCGTGGATCGTTGTTCCGGAAGAAACTCCCGCAGAGTAG
- a CDS encoding sodium:proton antiporter: MSVFAIMAVFITVAALSSYINYRFVRLPSAIGLMVVGLLISLGLIALSALGVDIETPVTRVLNRVDFGETLMKGMLSFLLFAGALKINLYDLVNQKFVVSTLATFGVVLTTLIVGTGMYFGLMLLDLSLPFIYCLIFGSLIAPTDPVAVLSILKSVKVSKSLETKIAGESLFNDGVGIVVFTMLVGVAVGGGSLSVGQVVLMFFQEAIGGVLLGLVLGGTAFYLLRHVNDHSVEVLMTLALVCGGYALASGLHTSGPLTVVVAGLLIGNYGRNLAMSDTTREHLDKFWELIDEVLNAVLFVWIGMEILVLSFATSHLLAGLIAIPLTLAARFGSVWSVITGLKLFRSFSDNAILILTWGGLRGGISIALALSLAPGETRDLIVSITYVVVVFSILVQGLTIKKLLTS, encoded by the coding sequence ATGAGTGTCTTTGCTATCATGGCAGTTTTCATTACTGTCGCTGCTCTGTCCAGCTACATTAACTATCGTTTTGTCAGGTTACCTAGCGCTATCGGTCTGATGGTCGTTGGTTTGTTGATCTCGCTTGGTCTGATCGCATTGAGTGCGTTGGGTGTTGATATCGAGACACCTGTTACACGGGTTCTGAACCGCGTTGATTTCGGTGAGACATTAATGAAGGGGATGCTGAGTTTTCTTCTCTTTGCCGGGGCACTAAAAATCAATCTCTACGATCTGGTCAATCAAAAATTCGTAGTGAGTACTCTGGCTACGTTTGGAGTGGTGCTTACAACTCTGATTGTCGGTACCGGCATGTATTTTGGATTGATGTTGTTGGATTTGTCGTTGCCGTTTATCTACTGCCTGATATTTGGGTCGCTCATTGCGCCTACGGACCCGGTGGCAGTGCTTTCGATTCTCAAATCGGTCAAGGTCAGTAAGTCTCTCGAAACCAAGATCGCTGGTGAATCGCTGTTTAATGACGGGGTCGGCATCGTGGTCTTCACCATGCTGGTTGGTGTGGCTGTCGGCGGTGGTTCGCTGTCGGTGGGACAGGTTGTGTTGATGTTTTTTCAGGAAGCGATCGGCGGAGTTCTGCTGGGGCTGGTTTTGGGCGGGACGGCGTTCTATCTATTGCGTCATGTAAACGATCACAGTGTGGAAGTGCTAATGACTCTGGCATTGGTTTGTGGTGGCTATGCCCTAGCCTCCGGCTTGCATACTTCGGGTCCCCTCACGGTCGTAGTGGCAGGTTTACTAATCGGCAATTATGGACGCAATCTGGCTATGTCCGACACCACTCGTGAGCATCTTGACAAATTCTGGGAGCTGATCGACGAGGTTCTCAACGCCGTGCTGTTTGTCTGGATTGGCATGGAGATTCTGGTCCTCTCCTTTGCCACATCACATTTGCTGGCTGGCTTGATAGCCATTCCGTTGACTCTGGCTGCGCGGTTTGGTAGTGTTTGGTCAGTGATCACAGGTCTGAAGCTGTTTCGAAGTTTTAGCGACAATGCGATTCTTATTCTAACTTGGGGCGGTTTGCGGGGGGGTATCTCTATCGCTCTGGCCTTGTCGTTGGCACCTGGTGAAACCAGAGATCTAATCGTATCAATAACATACGTGGTCGTTGTTTTCTCGATTCTAGTGCAGGGTTTGACGATCAAGAAGCTGCTAACCTCGTGA
- a CDS encoding M28 family peptidase, protein MKTVVIVLTVLGLAITAGADELYKLTLHDHNEARQATSLGVAPLLQISDGYLILNGDATRKQLEESGLDLLLLRSSVTIDQLAIDDRRDRVNAERFPVLYEENQLRLLLIAGAEQALGVPRIDAYPIRRSIYSIQYSPPKIDLPARVAQVDGLETLINKISQDSLDSYLHRLEAFYRRLSGTDSNYAARDWIETKFLSFGYDSVWIDSFTGIQIGGGEVPCHNVIVYKEGSVYPDKQVVIGAHFDAVPECPGVDDNGSGTAGVLEIARVLYDYDLPMTVVLIAFDSEESGIIGSGYYVDQAVARGDDIVFMLNMDMIGHLPNDANANIYHGAETAYALLWDDLAQPLVGITGYLGGSIGSDHLPFQNAGFDVIFVQEYVFSNRYHLSSDSTTYINFDYMTRMVKASAATAYSVINVPPPVNMVSIGEPGDGQSQLVTWHPISTGPIDYYRVGYYPVISPSSVSLIDVPLSDTSVMVGGLVDGTKYAFFVQAFDDQGQTSYAFDELHGTPDVLPRAPYGFVALPLFDGVTLRWQQFNNELDFSHYTIIRDGLEIATTTDTEYDDYDPTLGDYLHDYLVVAVDDDGNWSDTTGVEPISARIASLEVGKYLAVNRSSIRGGIWVDEVETGVFMRQALEGFDYLYYSDSAVSAKPGLTLALNDMIDYELIILGDESGRGGVISEEPNMGGILDTLAYYMSIGGKVIVFGRFGEYNEPDTFDYLETPETYDNAFYDYFHIDYRVSTRTLLTHTDGFICDLVGAVSNMPGYPSLTWDSVATASHCDPLASYSGIPYASFVSLSTPGTEVLYTYDSGDDDPFSEGQPMAWRYIGSDYRYIFMDIPLSFMDRDNAISTLRRAVADVTNLETAIDDDANNDGLPHSFVLYQNYPNPFNPTTRISYYLQRTTDVRLTIYNILGQEVKLLVNGQQKVGQHELEWKGRNSSGRTVASGLYFYRLQTDDFEQTMKMLLLK, encoded by the coding sequence ATGAAAACAGTTGTTATCGTCCTGACCGTACTCGGCCTCGCTATCACTGCTGGGGCTGATGAACTCTACAAGTTGACTCTGCACGACCATAACGAGGCTCGGCAGGCAACTTCTCTTGGAGTCGCTCCATTGCTTCAGATTAGCGATGGGTATCTCATCCTGAATGGTGATGCGACCCGGAAGCAACTTGAGGAGTCAGGACTTGATCTACTGTTGTTACGGTCGAGTGTTACGATTGATCAGTTGGCGATTGATGATCGACGTGATCGCGTCAATGCCGAGCGTTTTCCGGTCCTGTATGAGGAAAATCAGTTACGTTTATTGCTGATTGCCGGAGCAGAGCAGGCGCTCGGTGTGCCACGGATCGATGCTTATCCTATTCGGAGATCCATTTACTCGATCCAGTACTCACCTCCGAAGATTGACCTGCCGGCCAGGGTTGCCCAGGTTGACGGTCTCGAAACTTTGATCAACAAGATCAGCCAGGATTCGCTCGATTCGTATTTGCATCGTTTGGAGGCATTCTATCGCCGGCTATCCGGGACCGATTCCAACTACGCCGCCCGTGACTGGATCGAGACCAAGTTTCTCTCTTTCGGCTATGATTCCGTTTGGATCGACAGCTTCACAGGCATTCAAATCGGAGGTGGTGAGGTCCCTTGCCACAATGTTATTGTCTATAAAGAAGGTTCGGTGTATCCCGACAAGCAAGTTGTGATCGGCGCTCATTTTGATGCCGTTCCCGAATGTCCCGGAGTTGATGACAACGGTTCAGGTACTGCAGGAGTACTGGAAATAGCGCGAGTTCTATACGACTACGACCTGCCCATGACGGTTGTCCTCATTGCTTTTGATTCTGAGGAATCTGGAATAATTGGATCCGGGTATTATGTAGACCAGGCAGTGGCCCGTGGAGATGATATCGTCTTCATGCTCAACATGGATATGATCGGCCATCTACCGAACGATGCCAATGCCAATATATACCATGGAGCCGAGACAGCGTATGCTTTGCTCTGGGATGATCTCGCTCAACCTTTGGTGGGAATTACAGGTTACCTTGGTGGTAGCATCGGCTCGGATCATCTGCCATTTCAGAATGCCGGATTTGACGTAATCTTTGTGCAAGAGTACGTTTTCTCAAACCGCTATCATTTAAGTTCCGACAGCACAACCTATATTAACTTCGACTATATGACGCGTATGGTGAAGGCGTCCGCAGCCACTGCTTATTCCGTCATAAATGTACCTCCCCCAGTCAATATGGTTTCCATAGGGGAACCCGGTGACGGACAGTCGCAACTTGTGACATGGCACCCAATCTCTACGGGTCCTATCGACTATTATCGCGTTGGCTACTATCCTGTTATTTCGCCGTCTTCGGTGTCTTTGATTGATGTACCTTTGAGTGATACCAGTGTGATGGTGGGGGGTCTTGTAGACGGAACTAAATACGCGTTTTTTGTGCAAGCATTTGATGATCAGGGACAGACTTCGTATGCTTTTGACGAACTCCACGGCACCCCGGATGTTCTTCCCAGAGCACCGTATGGATTTGTAGCTCTGCCTTTGTTCGATGGTGTCACACTCAGGTGGCAGCAGTTCAATAACGAACTTGATTTTTCCCACTATACCATTATTCGAGACGGACTTGAGATTGCTACCACGACTGACACCGAGTACGATGACTACGACCCAACGCTCGGCGACTATCTGCACGACTATCTGGTTGTGGCGGTAGATGACGATGGCAATTGGTCCGATACGACTGGCGTTGAACCGATCTCTGCCCGCATAGCAAGCCTTGAGGTGGGTAAGTATCTAGCGGTGAATCGGTCATCGATTCGGGGGGGAATTTGGGTTGATGAAGTTGAGACAGGGGTTTTTATGCGCCAGGCTCTGGAAGGATTTGACTATTTGTATTATTCGGATTCAGCAGTGAGTGCCAAGCCGGGTTTGACTCTTGCATTAAACGACATGATCGACTACGAACTGATTATTCTTGGCGACGAATCTGGCCGTGGTGGCGTGATTAGTGAAGAACCAAATATGGGAGGAATTCTCGATACGCTGGCATACTATATGTCAATTGGGGGTAAAGTGATTGTGTTCGGTCGTTTTGGAGAATATAATGAACCCGATACCTTTGATTATCTCGAAACTCCGGAAACATACGACAACGCCTTTTACGATTATTTCCATATTGACTATCGAGTTTCCACGCGTACTTTGCTTACCCATACTGACGGGTTCATCTGTGATCTGGTTGGGGCAGTAAGTAATATGCCTGGCTATCCCAGCCTAACCTGGGATTCCGTTGCGACGGCCAGCCATTGTGATCCCCTTGCTTCATATAGTGGCATACCTTACGCGTCATTTGTTAGCCTTAGTACACCGGGGACCGAGGTGTTGTACACTTATGATTCGGGCGATGATGATCCGTTCTCCGAGGGTCAGCCGATGGCCTGGCGGTATATTGGTTCAGACTATCGCTACATCTTTATGGATATCCCGTTGTCGTTTATGGACCGAGACAACGCCATCAGCACTCTGCGAAGGGCTGTGGCGGATGTTACGAATTTAGAAACTGCTATAGATGACGATGCAAACAATGACGGTCTACCACATTCTTTTGTGCTCTACCAGAATTATCCCAACCCGTTTAACCCAACTACCCGGATTAGTTACTACTTGCAACGAACAACTGATGTGCGACTGACCATCTATAATATTCTTGGGCAGGAAGTGAAGCTCCTGGTCAACGGACAACAGAAGGTCGGTCAACATGAGCTGGAATGGAAGGGGCGCAATAGTTCGGGCAGGACGGTTGCCAGTGGTTTATATTTCTATCGTCTGCAAACGGACGACTTTGAGCAGACGATGAAGATGCTGCTGCTGAAGTAA
- a CDS encoding NAD(P)H-dependent oxidoreductase subunit E, which yields MNPDEITAIVERHQDDRGALISILEEIQAKYSYLPEASLRTVAEKTGRSLIDVYGVATFYKAFSLKPRGKHLVSVCLGTACHVRGGPAIAQELEQQLGVRAGDTTSDNEFTLETVNCLGACALGPVVVVDGRYFSKVQVSGVSGILDKARTGLDKIDIATDDRIFPIDVSCARCNHSLMDAEHQIDGHPSISVTVSFGQKHGWIRISSLWGSYKVSSMHEIPTDTILHIFCPHCHAELIGGGSCSDCEAPMVPMIIRGGGVVQLCSRRGCKGHILDLGGTPVD from the coding sequence ATGAACCCTGACGAGATCACTGCCATAGTGGAACGACATCAAGACGATAGGGGAGCCCTGATTTCTATCTTGGAGGAGATTCAGGCTAAGTACAGTTATCTGCCAGAGGCCAGTCTGAGGACGGTGGCGGAGAAGACTGGACGTTCCCTCATAGATGTCTATGGTGTAGCCACTTTCTATAAGGCTTTCAGTCTTAAGCCTCGTGGAAAACACCTCGTATCGGTGTGCCTCGGAACGGCGTGCCATGTGCGAGGCGGACCGGCCATTGCTCAGGAGTTGGAACAGCAATTGGGTGTTCGAGCCGGCGACACTACCTCTGACAATGAGTTCACTCTGGAGACGGTGAACTGCCTTGGGGCTTGTGCCCTGGGACCAGTGGTAGTCGTGGACGGTCGGTATTTCTCCAAAGTCCAGGTCTCCGGTGTATCTGGAATCCTTGACAAAGCCCGCACCGGCCTTGACAAGATTGATATCGCTACCGACGACAGAATATTCCCTATTGATGTCAGTTGTGCCAGATGTAATCACAGCCTGATGGATGCCGAGCACCAAATCGACGGTCATCCTTCCATATCGGTAACAGTATCGTTCGGTCAGAAACATGGCTGGATCAGGATTTCTAGTCTGTGGGGCAGCTACAAGGTCAGCTCCATGCACGAGATTCCCACCGACACTATCCTCCACATATTCTGTCCACACTGCCACGCCGAACTTATTGGTGGAGGCAGTTGCAGTGATTGTGAGGCCCCGATGGTGCCAATGATAATCCGTGGTGGTGGAGTTGTACAACTCTGTTCCCGCCGAGGATGTAAAGGTCACATTCTGGATTTGGGTGGGACACCAGTCGACTAA